GATTCTCGCGACGTGGCAGTTCGGCTGGGTCGATTGGGCTGCCGCAACGCCATGAGTGAAGCAGGTGCGCGGCGTGAATCAGCACGCAAGTCCGCCGGCGCAGTTCAGCGCCCGCGCTTGAAGCTGCTGGTGTTCGCCATCCTCTGCGCACTGCCGCTGTACGGCTCGCTGGCCTTGTGGCTGCGCGTCGCTTCGGTGATCCCGCTGGCCGCGTATGGCGTGGTCAGCGTGGTGGCGTTTTTTCTGTACTGGAGCGACAAACGCAAGGCGCGCGCCGACACTTGGCGCACCCCGGAGAATGTCCTCCACGCGGTGGAACTGGCCGGCGGCTGGCCGGGCGCATTGCTCGCCCAGCAAGTGTTCCGGCACAAGACGCGCAAAGTCTCGTTTCAATTGGTGTTCTGGCTGATCGTGCTGGCGCACCAGGTGTTCTGGATCGACCAGCTCTTCCTCGGCGCCAACCTGCTGGCGATTTCCTGAAGCCCCCGCGCGCCACTTGCGAAACCCGCCCGGTCCCCCTGTAGCAGCTGGCGCAGCCTGCGTTCGGCTGCGCAGCAGTCGCGAAATCTGGCGGCGCGTTGTGTCAGGAGTACAGAGTGCTCAGGTTTGACGACTGCTGCGCAGCCGAACGCAGGCTTCGCCAGCTGCTACAGGACCGCGTTTACGCAGGCTTCGCCAGCTGCTACATGGGGCGGGTTGCTCCAGAAATCCCATTACAGGAGTAACCCAACCTGCGTGCGCTTGGGCAATTTGCTCACTACCAATTGGTGCGAGCGTTGCAGCAAGGCTTGCAGTTCTTCGGCGCCCAGCGGGTAGGGCGGTTGCATGATGATCCATTGCGCCCGGGCCAGGTACGGCGCCGGGTGGATGCCCGGGCGGTCGCAATGGCCGAGAAACAAGTCCTTGTCGACCTTGAATGCCAGGGAGTCGCCGCGCAGGTTTTGCAACGCGAACATCTTGTTGCCAGCAATCGAGAACACCCGCACGCCGCCCCACTTGTAATCCTCGCGAGCGCCGGGCAGCGCCAGGCAAAACTCGGCGACGTCCGCTTCGCTCATGCGTCCAGCCTTCATATCAATCGGTCCCCGCAAGCATTGAATGATTCGATCAAATGGTCGAGCCAAGCGCGCACCGCCGGCATCACCCCGCGCCGATGAGGGTAGACCGCTTGCAGCCAACCGCCCGGCGGTGACCACTGCGGCAACAGCCGAATCAGCGAACCGTTGGCGATTTCTTCCTCGCAATACAACATCGGCAGCACGGTGAAACCCTGGCCGGCGAGGGCGCAGGCCTTGCGCACAATAAAGTCGTCGATCCCCAGCCGCGCTTCCAGCGCCATATCGCAGCTTTTGCCCTGCTGATCGAGCAAGCGGATATGCACCATGCGATCCGGTTCCAGCGCGCCGAGGATCGGCAAACCCTTCAGATCATCCGGATGATTGATCTCGCGTCCCTGCAGAAATGCCGGGCTGGCGACCAACAGCGTTTGCGCCTGACGCAAGCGTCGAGTCACCAGCAACGGATCTTCATCGCCCAGCTCGCGGACGCGCAGAGCGAC
The window above is part of the Pseudomonas prosekii genome. Proteins encoded here:
- a CDS encoding DUF1294 domain-containing protein, with amino-acid sequence MSEAGARRESARKSAGAVQRPRLKLLVFAILCALPLYGSLALWLRVASVIPLAAYGVVSVVAFFLYWSDKRKARADTWRTPENVLHAVELAGGWPGALLAQQVFRHKTRKVSFQLVFWLIVLAHQVFWIDQLFLGANLLAIS
- a CDS encoding MmcQ/YjbR family DNA-binding protein, with amino-acid sequence MKAGRMSEADVAEFCLALPGAREDYKWGGVRVFSIAGNKMFALQNLRGDSLAFKVDKDLFLGHCDRPGIHPAPYLARAQWIIMQPPYPLGAEELQALLQRSHQLVVSKLPKRTQVGLLL
- a CDS encoding LysR substrate-binding domain-containing protein, whose translation is MQDLNDLYYFAKVVEAGGFAAAGRLLGIPKSRLSRRIAELEERLGARLLQRTTRQLKLTAVGERYLRHCQAMLLEAEMADEAVASMSSEPRGRLRVSCPVGLAHEILPTVISDFLEKYPQVQLEVLLLNRRVDLVNEGVDVALRVRELGDEDPLLVTRRLRQAQTLLVASPAFLQGREINHPDDLKGLPILGALEPDRMVHIRLLDQQGKSCDMALEARLGIDDFIVRKACALAGQGFTVLPMLYCEEEIANGSLIRLLPQWSPPGGWLQAVYPHRRGVMPAVRAWLDHLIESFNACGDRLI